From the genome of Perca fluviatilis chromosome 1, GENO_Pfluv_1.0, whole genome shotgun sequence, one region includes:
- the LOC120568258 gene encoding NLR family CARD domain-containing protein 3-like — protein MNVEGTSGNRGASSPHAKAETQRGEGSTAVTAQYGSVVSSPQFADVQVGGNITLNVSNTFVTSPDRTDGTKAVSPKTKDGIVPVPNPQHISFYQGRLQTHLQDGFMCAQEGWTQKKDEQPLDDIYTHLYIRATGDIHINTQHEVMQFKAVNPTDTETTIKPCDMFKHPSGKDRPIRTVLTNGIAGIGKTFLVHKFVLDWCNRVTNQDVDLVLPFTFRQLNLKKWKKICFAELIHECIWQTKDITKEALNHIFTALQSSGNTNYDKSEFKLLFVLDGLDESRLDLDCSTNENKAVEIDVTVPTSVDKLLMNLIKKKLLPSARLWITTRPAAANQIHSDFVDIMTEVRGFTDQQKEEYFKKRFRNEEQADRIITHIKKSRSLHIMCHIPVFCWISAIVLEEVMKTREGQELPKTLTVMYAEFLVYQIHQTKEKYDPEECIQYIESLAKLAYHQLERGNLIFYEKDLKESGIDVNGASKCSGVFTEIFKEERGRKNEEDKMFSFAHLSVQEFLAALHIESAVINRNKNVMFEQGFCVQGRMVFSKKSMMSKVHRFAIDKALQSPNGHLDLFLRFLLGLSVETNHKNLRGLMKKRSPMQTNQDLLKDVLAQTGSSSQTNQETVNYIKKKISEDLSPERRINLFHCLNELNDRSLVEEIQQYLSSGSLSTDKLSPAQWSALGFILLSSGNDLDVFDLKKYSASEDVLLRLLPVVKASKKALLSVCHLSERSCEALSSVLSLEFCSLRELDLSNNDLKDSGVKVVSAGLKSQHCKLETLSLSGCLITEEGCTSLASALSVSPSHLRVLDLSYNHPGDSGVKLLSARREDPHCRLDTILDYCGEQRLKPGPRKWACELTLDTNTVSTDLKLSDNNRKVTAERGRQPYPDHPERFDYWWQLLCRDGLTGRCYWEVERSGEVRVAVSYRGIGRRGGSEDCRFGGNDQSWSLFCSDEEGYSVWHNNIQTVLPLSSSSVTYRGIKRKGHSEDCVFGWNGQPWSLFCSDGGYSVCHSNRETHLSSSPVSDRVGVYVDYPAGTLSFYRVSSDMLIHLYTFNATFAEPLYPGFWLGWPGSVSLCSL, from the exons A TGAATGTTGAAGGAACTTCAGGGAACAGAGGAGCTTCCTCTCCTCACGCAAAAG CTGAAACTCAGAGGGGAGAAGGAAGCACAGCAGTCACTGCCCAGTATGGAAGTGTCGTCAGCTCACCTCAGTTTGCAGACGTTCAAGTGGGAGGAAACATAACGCTTAATGTCAGCAACACATTTG tCACATCTCCTGACAGGACAGATGGGACGAAAGCCGTTTCTCCCAAAACCAaag ATGGAATTGTTCCAGTACCAAATCCACAACACATCTCATTTTACCAAGGCCGTCTTCAAACACACCTTCAGGATGGGTTTATGTGTGCACAAGAGGGATGGACACAGAAGAAGGATGAACAACCTCTGGATGATATCTACACACATCTGTACATCAGAGCTACTGGTGAcatacacatcaacacacagcaTGAGGTCATGCAGTTTAAGGCGGTCAATCCAACAGATACAGAGACAACAATTAAACCTTGTGACATGTTCAAACACCCCTCTGGAAAAGACAGGCCCATAAGAACAGTACTGACCAATGGAATCGCAGGAATTGGAAAAACGTTTCTTGTGCACAAATTTGTATTGGACTGGTGTAACAGAGTAACCAATCAAGATGTCGATCTCGTTTTGCCCTTCACCTTCCGTCAGCTGAATTTAAAGAAGTGGAAAAAAATTTGTTTTGCAGAGCTCATTCATGAATGTATCTGGCAGACCAAAGACATCACGAAAGAAGCTCTCAATCACATCTTTACAGCTCTGCAGTCATCAGGAAACACCAACTATGACAAGAGTGAATTCAaacttctgtttgttttggatgGACTGGATGAGAGTCGCCTTGATCTGGACTGCTCCACCAATGAAAACAAGGCAGTTGAAATTGATGTGACAGTGCCGACCTCAGTGGACAAGCTGCTGATGAACCTCATCAAGAAgaaactgcttccctctgctcgtcTCTGGATAACgacacgacctgcagcagccaatcagatccatTCTGATTTTGTAGACATCATGACggaggtcagagggttcactgaccaacagaaggaggagtacttcaagAAGAGGTTCAGAAATGAGGAGCAGGCCGACAGAATCATCACCCACATCAAGAAGTCACgcagcctccacatcatgtgccacatcccagtctttTGCTGGATCAGTGCTATAGTTCTGGAGGAAGTGATGAAAACCAGAGAGGGAcaagagctgcccaagaccctaaCTGTGATGTACGCAGAATTCCTGGTTTATCAAATTCATCAGACAAAAGAGAAGTATGACCCAGAAGAGTGCATTCAGTACATTGAGTCATTAGCAAAACTGGCTTACCATCAGTTGGAAAgaggcaacctgatcttctacgAGAAAGATCTCAAAGAGAGTGGCATTGACGTCAATGGAGCTTCGAAGtgctcaggagtgttcacagagatcttcaaAGAGGAGCGTGGGAGGAAGAATGAGGAAGACAAGATGTTTAGCTTCgcccatctgagtgttcaggagtttctagCTGCTCTTCACATAGAGAGCGCAGTCATTAACAGGAACAAGAATGTCATGTTTGAGCAAGGTTTTTGTGTACAAGGGCGAATGGTTTTCAGCAAAAAATCTATGATGTCTAAGGTCCATAGGTTTGCTATTgacaaggccttacagagtccaaacggacacctggacttgttcctccgctttCTCTTGGGTCTTTCAGTGGAGACCAATCACAAAAACCTACGAGGtctgatgaaaaaaagaagCCCAATGCAGACCAATCAGGATCTCCTCAAAGACGTGCTGGCTCAGACAGGAAGTAGTTCACAGACCAATCAGGAAACAGTCAActacatcaagaagaagatcagtGAGGATCTGTCTCCAGAGAGAAGGATCAATCTTTTTCATTGTCTGAACGAACTGAATGATCGTTCTCTAGTGGAGGAGATCCAACAGTACCtgagttcaggaagtctctccacagataaactgtctcctgctcagtggtcagctctgggcttcatcttactgtcatcaggtAACGATCTGgatgtgtttgacctgaagaaatactctgcttcagaggatGTTCTTCTGAGGCTgttgccagtggtcaaagcctccaaaaAAGCTCT GCTGAGTGTCTGtcacctgtcagagagaagctgtgaagctctgtcctcagttctcagcttaGAGTTCtgtagtctgagagagctggacctgagtaacaacgacctgaaggattcaggagtgaaggtGGTCTCTGCTGGACTAAAGAGTCAACACTGtaaactggagactctcag tttgtcaggctgtctgatcacAGAGGAAGGCTGTACTTCTCTGGCCTCAGCGCTGAGTGTCagcccctcccatctgagagtgctggacctgagctacaatcatccaggagactcaggagtgaagctgctttCAGCTAGACGGGAGGatccacactgcagactggacaCAAT ACTGGATTATTGTGGAGAGCAGAGGCTGAAACCTGGTCCAAGGAAGT GGGcctgtgaactcacactggacacaaacacagtgagcacagacctcaaactgtctgacaacaacaggaaggtgacagcagagagagggaggcagccatatcctgatcatccagagaggtttgactactggtggcagctgctgtgtagagatggtctgactggtcgctgttactgggaggtcgagAGGAGTGGAGAGGTTCGTGTagcagtgagttacagaggaatcggGAGGAGAGGAGGTAGTGAAGACTGCAGgtttggagggaatgatcagtcctggagtctgttCTGCTCTGATGAGGAAGGTTACTCTGTCTGGCACAATAACATACAAAcagtcctccctctctcctcctcatcagTGACTTACAGAGGAATCAAGAGGAAAGGACACAGTGAagactgtgtgtttggatgGAATGGTCAGCCCTGGAGTCTGTTCTGCTCTGATGGTGGTTACTCTGTCTGTCACAGtaacagagaaacacacctctcctcctcccctgtcTCTGATAGAGTAGGAGTGTATGTGGACTATCCTGCTGGgactctgtccttctacagagtATCCTCTGACATGCTGATTCACCTCTACACCTTCAACGCCACATTCGCTGAACCTCTTTATCCTGGATTCTGGTTAGGGTGGCCTGgttcagtgtctctgtgttctctgtag